Proteins found in one Nostoc sp. NIES-3756 genomic segment:
- a CDS encoding IS982 family transposase, giving the protein MYSLEALFCHVDDFCQAFEAQWHRKLLSHGAIKRKREKSLCLSEIMTILIAFHQNHYRDFKYFYLNQVKQYWNSAFPGLPSYQRFIEWLPSTLIPLCVYLKHCFGRCTGIGFIDSTSLKVCHNRRISRHRVFKDLASRGKTSVDWFFGFKLHLVVNEFGQLLNVALTPGNVDDRQPVHDLLSGLFGKIFADRGYVSQKLATQLLNDFGIEFFAKPRRNMKNNLMRLHDKLLSRKRSIIETINDQLKNISQIEHSRHRSPVNFCVNVLCGLIAYCHQPKKPSLHLDWVLPSYL; this is encoded by the coding sequence ATGTATAGTTTAGAAGCTTTGTTCTGTCATGTAGATGATTTCTGCCAAGCGTTTGAAGCGCAATGGCACAGAAAGCTATTGAGTCATGGAGCAATCAAACGCAAGAGAGAAAAAAGCCTATGCTTGAGTGAAATCATGACAATTCTCATCGCTTTTCATCAAAATCACTATCGGGATTTCAAGTACTTTTATTTAAACCAAGTCAAACAATACTGGAATAGTGCATTTCCAGGATTGCCCAGTTATCAAAGATTTATTGAATGGCTACCATCCACCTTGATACCGTTATGCGTTTATTTGAAGCATTGTTTTGGTAGGTGTACGGGTATCGGTTTTATTGATTCTACTAGCTTGAAAGTCTGCCATAATCGTCGGATTTCCAGGCATCGGGTATTTAAAGACTTAGCCAGTCGTGGTAAGACTTCTGTCGATTGGTTTTTTGGTTTTAAGTTGCATCTTGTCGTCAACGAGTTTGGTCAACTATTAAATGTGGCTTTGACTCCCGGTAATGTTGACGACCGCCAACCTGTACATGATTTACTTAGTGGTCTGTTTGGTAAAATCTTTGCCGATAGAGGTTATGTGTCCCAAAAACTGGCAACTCAACTTTTAAATGACTTCGGCATTGAATTTTTTGCCAAGCCTCGTCGCAATATGAAGAATAACTTGATGCGTCTTCATGACAAGCTTTTGTCTCGTAAACGCTCCATTATTGAGACTATTAACGACCAACTCAAAAACATTTCTCAAATTGAGCATTCTCGACACCGTAGTCCCGTTAATTTTTGCGTCAACGTTTTGTGCGGATTAATTGCTTATTGTCATCAACCTAAGAAG
- a CDS encoding DUF2079 domain-containing protein, whose amino-acid sequence MSLSLSRTQVTQVIIPQFSGAEAGAVGRYSYLGDSVLGIAKNLILQPQLILGKIFSLDNLGYLILLLAPVIWGISLRTLTSLVPGIPCLALNILADYQPQKDLVHQYSLPLLPFLILTIISTLAAGKGWLQNKRAIILWSLVTFLSLAKFTHFGGKYLESVDTWQATKQAIAQIQTRDPVYTTAQIAPHLTNREIIYFTNETATPVNLNNFTYILLNARHPGWASSQAFANKLVSQLQSNPNFQAKVQNNDVYLFVKKPS is encoded by the coding sequence CTGTCCCTTTCCTTATCCCGAACTCAGGTTACTCAGGTAATTATTCCCCAATTCAGTGGTGCAGAAGCAGGTGCAGTAGGACGTTATAGCTATTTAGGCGACTCAGTTTTGGGTATAGCTAAAAATTTGATTTTGCAGCCCCAATTAATTTTAGGTAAAATATTTTCTTTAGATAATTTAGGTTATCTAATTTTGCTTTTAGCACCCGTAATATGGGGTATTTCTTTAAGGACTTTAACCTCTTTAGTCCCAGGTATTCCCTGTTTAGCGCTGAATATTTTGGCTGATTACCAACCACAAAAAGATTTAGTACACCAATATTCTCTACCTTTACTACCATTTTTAATTCTCACAATCATATCAACTCTAGCCGCAGGTAAGGGTTGGTTGCAAAACAAAAGAGCTATTATTTTGTGGTCATTAGTGACGTTCTTGAGTTTGGCAAAGTTTACGCATTTTGGGGGTAAATATTTAGAGTCTGTAGATACTTGGCAGGCTACAAAGCAAGCGATCGCTCAAATCCAAACAAGAGACCCTGTTTATACTACAGCACAAATTGCCCCACATTTAACCAACAGAGAAATTATTTACTTTACTAATGAAACTGCTACACCAGTTAACTTAAATAATTTTACTTATATTTTATTGAATGCTCGTCACCCTGGCTGGGCAAGTAGTCAAGCATTTGCTAATAAGTTAGTCAGCCAACTGCAAAGTAATCCAAATTTTCAAGCTAAAGTGCAAAATAATGATGTTTATTTATTTGTCAAAAAACCGTCTTAA